Below is a window of Numenius arquata chromosome 28, bNumArq3.hap1.1, whole genome shotgun sequence DNA.
agaagagaagactgaggggggatctgatcaacgcctataaatacttaaagggtgggtgtcgggaggacggggccggtcttttttcagtggtgcccagggacaggacaagaggaaacgggcacaaacttgaatataagaagttccacctaaacacgaggaggaacttctttcctgggaggctggcagagccctgggacaggctgcccagggaggtggtggagtctccttctctggagacattcaaaccccacctggacaccttcctctgggacctgctctgggtggacctgctctggcagggggttggaggagatgatctccagaggtcccttgcaaccccgtgtgattctgtgattccataatgtggtgacaccgtgggcagttttgcccagggacttacagaagtcgcttttgataaatctggttttcaggaatcctttcgtacatcatgccgctgcctttagacacattcagcacagggagctctcgaggtttcatctgtaggacctggcaacggggtgttcctgcccggggtctgagctgggagccgtgatttgctgcggtccattccctgtgagtgtcactctgaacttcctgaaagatctagaaacaccagtggtgtcccccggggctgggtgctggggccggttctcttcaacatcttcatcgatgatctgcaggaggggattgagtgctccctcaagcacttcagagacgacaccaagctgggtgggatgttgatctgctggagggcaggaaggctttgcagagggatctggacaggctggatcgatgggccgaggccaatgggatgaggttccacaaggccaagtgccgggtcctgcccttgggtcacaccaatcccatggatgctccaggctggggcagagcggctggagctgccccaaggaagaggacctgagggtgttggtcgactgtgggctgaacatgagccagcagcgtgcccaggtggccaaggaggccagcagcctgtgtcaggaacagcgtggtgagtaggactcgggaggtgaccgtccccctgtactgggcactggggaggtcccacctcaagggctgtgtccggttttgggcccctcaccacaaaaaaagaccttgaggtgctggagcgggtccagagaagggcaacggagctggtgaggggtctggagaccttctgaggaacagccgaaggagctgtgggtgttcagtctggagaagaggaggctgaggggagaccttctcgctcgctccaactccctgaaaggcgggtgtagccggggggggggttgtcggtctcttctcccaaggaacaggcgatgggacgagaggagacggcctcaagttgcaccaggggaggttcagattggatattgggaacaatttttccacagaaagtggaaaataatgttgaggaagcacaagagccccgcagcacagcccgaggcccgccgtggcccgttaggcagacacctttcgggggggggggctcaggtggggggggctcaggcaggtgacgcacgggaggggcggtctctcctctggcagccgattggctgggtggggcggcgggagagccgcgattggcggagagccgcgctggggggcggggcggggcggtttgaaggagcgcggggggaagatgggggcggtgagggccgggttcctcgcgttgcggggtgtgatggcaaggcgggggctggagcgggagaaccagaacccgcggcagcggcagacggagctgggacccggcggagggaggcgcagcgcttggcagaggacaagcggcgtctggaggaggaggtggaggaaggggggcgagcggtggccgaggccgaagggcaggccagggcgctggcggccgcgctgcaggaaagggaggtgggtcacggaggggggagatctccctgctttcctccagcaaaatgaggagacaattaaaaaaaaagacacaacatccgtgtcttttgccgtgtgcggccggtgttgcccgaggagcaggagcaccagagggggctggagcatctccagttccccccaaggacaacactgtgctggtgcccaaataggcatttctgtccccaaaacaggtgcttccctccacacccccccaaggcaacttcaacacagctgaataaatgtgggggtgcagagcccatggagcatgggggtgttttggggtgcagagcgcaggaggatggggaccaggaggtggtgagtttggggtacccccaaagcacccccggcctgaggggtggaaggaggcaaacatccggatggggggggatgcggaggggtgggtgttaaaatggggagggcctggcctctccaaaaacccacaaccctcccatccaaaaacagcctcccaactcccagcccctccccaagcccctcaacccaaactgagaccccccctcagtacctcagaacgcccccagtcctcctacagcccccctgtgcctccccaaaccttccagagccctaatccccccagtgtccccacaggtgccccaccagcagcaccagccgccgccccccgccccaagcgccccccctgggacctgaaggggcaggtgtcagacctgcgggctgcgctgggggacagccgccgggtgagagcggggctggagcagcaggtccaggagctgcgccagcgcctggagcagcaggagaaggagctgcaggaacagcagcagcaggggaccctcctcaccctccgcctggagtgagaccccccccgccccccaccccgggaattggggtgtcacttcccccccctaacacgaggtgtgcgtgtcccccaggagcacggagaaggagctgacgagctgccgggatgagagagatcaatggcggagggaggcgcagcgcttggcagaggacaagcggcgtctggaggaggaggtggaggaaggggggcgagcggtggccgaggccgaagggcaggccagggcgctggcggccgcgctgcaggaaagggaggtgggtcacggaggggggagatctccctgctttcctccagcaaaatgaggagaaaaataaaaaaaaaggtggttttctgctccgattgctctcagccccaaagcgccacccgggagcggggctgtctcagcaccccgcagtcgaggctggtttctgtgtgtgtgcgtccccccaaccagggctgcttttccacccctgcggagccagtctttccccctcctgtgttaaccgagggctgttctcctccccccccaggtccagctgcaggtgacagaggggcacctgcgggcggaggcagcgctggcagccgagctgcgactggaggcagccgcccagaagcagaaggtggagcagcagggggagcagctccacgggcaggagatggagcgtcgtcgtctccataatctggtccaggagctcaaggtgaagccgggagggggtctggggggggggtgggaaatcatctgaatcccccgccccgtacctccaaaatcacggctcttccccttctgcagggcaacatccgtgtcttttgctgtgtgcggccggtgttgcccgaggagcaggagcaccagagggggctggagcatctccagttcccccctgaggacaacactgtgctggtgctctccaggccaaatgagttttttaaggacaaaaggggggctttccagctcctgctcacccaggGGACCCGAGGATGGAGTTGGggacccctcaaaaaaacccctttttccccccagaaaaagtcTCATCTGGGGCGCGAGTCCCGAGGCGACGTACGCTACGACTTCAGCTTCGACCGCGTCTTCCCCccggctgcctcccagcaggagatcgcgctgctggtgcaggtcccagattcccccctcccctcgaaatctccccctgaacccccaccaccccccccgaaaatggcaaacagccccctcctcacctctcttgccacctcccctccccccacagTCAGCGCTGGACGGGTACCACGTCTGCATCTTCGCCTACGGGCAGACGGGGAGCGGAAAGACCTACACAATGGAGGGGCCGGAGGGGCGGacgagcagagcaggggggtgatCCCTCGCGCCGTGCGGCAGCTTTTCCAGGGAGCCCAGGAACTGGGGGAAAAGGGCTGggaagtgagttaaaaaaaaaaatataggctCTATAGGGGGAGCCTTCGGGGACACTCTCTATAGGCAACCCTTTAGGGACCACCAGTTTGGGGTGACATTTTAGGGGTCACCCAGTTTACGGCCACTGGTttgggccccccccgccccctcccgggccACAAGTTTGGGGCCACGATCAGGGTTGAGCCCTTTCGGGGTCCCCCCTTTGGGGGCCACAGGTTTAGAGCCCCCAGTTTAGGCTGAGCCCTTTTGGGActccccccctttttgggggggctccctCTGTGGCCCCAGCTTTGGGGtgaccccttctcccccccctttctggggtgcccccagctgtgctgagcctggTGGACCTGGCGGGTAGCGAGCGGCTGGAGAAGTCGCTGTCGCAGGGGGAGCGGCTGCGGGAGACCCAGGCCATCAACGCCAGCCTGTCCGCCCTGGGGCACGTCatcatggccctctccaacaaggtagggggcctgggggggtgcaCAGGGGGGCCCCTGGGGCttgcgggggggggcactgggggttcctcaggaccccatcaatgccagccctggggcatctcctcatggccctctccaacaaagggggaggcgggggggggggcacaagggggccCTGGAGGTtgtgaggaggttggggggggcacaggggggccctggggatcgggggggccactggtggttggggggttcctcaggacccccattgatgccagcctgcccaccctggggcacgtcctcatggccctctccaacaaggtattgggggggtgggggagggcccTGAGGGtcaggggggggcactggggatgggggggtggggcctggggtttgggggttcctcagggccccccccccccgaacccccgctgtccccacaggagcccCACATTCCCTATCGCAACAGCAAACTGACCTACCTGCTGCAGAACTCCCTGGGGGGCTCCGCCAAGATgtgaggggggggaggtttggggggggccagagcgggttggggggtgggagggttgagggaggtttgggggggcctggggaggctggggggagttttgggggtgggggtgcttgggggttctttgtggctaggggttgttgggggggtttgtggggggtggggaggtggtttgggggggtctggagggtgtttggggttattggggggtgggggaggtttgggggggcccctttgacaccccacacccccgcGACTTCCCCCAGGCTCATGTTTGTGAACATCTCCCCCCTGGAGGAGAACTTCTGTGAGACCCTCAACTCCCTGCGCTTCGCcagcaaggcgggggggggaggtttggatggagggggggaggggggggagctcaAGGATAATTTGGGAAACAAGCAATGGGGAAATTTTCGGGGGGGGTGGGCATTAATATGGCTTTGGGGGGATGGAtgatttgggaagggggaggatggttgggggggcagaggagtgtaactggggggactggggcagatttgggggtgaactgtttgggtgggggggagtcaagggggggctgttttggggggaaaaggggtagatttggggggggggctattTTGGGAGGGCGGGGGTAGATTTGGGTGaggttggagctgttggagaaggggCAGGTGTTAGAGAGGGGGGGGTGTCTaagggccgttttgggggggtcccacaacaccccccccttccccctccctcaggTGAACCAGTGCGTGGTGGGCACGGCCCACCCCAACCGGAAGTAACCCCCGCCACTTCCTGCCCCATCGCTGATTGGTTGTTCGCGTTCACGTgtcccgggggaaaatggcggcgccccgcgaggggaccgctgctgccgccaccgagcGCTGATCtgaaataattggatttaataattggatttaataattggatttaataattggatttaataattggatttaataattggatttaataattggatttaataattggatttaataattggatttaataattggatttaataattggatttaataattggatttaataattggatttaataattggatttaataattggatttaataattggatttaataattggatttaataattggcggcggctgcagcggccagttgaggggctggggagggacacgggggaagggacatggagggagggagggtgggctcccagtatggtactgggaccagtgccactcccccagccccagtccctactcccctccccaattccccccccccagccccagtccctactcccctccccagtcgccccccccagccccagtccctactcctccccccagttccccgttacctgccctgcccgccgcccccacgctaaggggcaggagcggggcgcaGCCGTCGTCCCCCGCGGTCTGGACCCGTTTCCGCTCGGGCGCCGCCACCTTCTCCCCGGCGGGGGCCGGTCTCCTGTCGGGGGCTCCACGCACCGGCCCGCGGGAAGAAAGCGgcacccgccgcgccccgcgcccctTTGAATagcccggcaccgccccgccccgccccgccccgcccccgcgcgcggctctccgccaatcgccgCTCTCTCGCCGCCTcgcccagccaatcggctgccagaggctGCCCCTCCTTTTGCGTCACGTGATGCCGCACCGGCCGCTCCCGCCAGGCCCGACTGCCGGCGCGGGGCGTGGAGATAGGCGTGGCTTGGGCgacggggcggggcctggggctggcggagcagcggggcgcggagccgTTGGGGGCGGAGAGATAGGCGGGACTTGCTGGAGGGAGGCGTGGTCTGATTTTGGCGGAGCGGCCGGGGAATGGGCGGTGGGGGCGGAGAGAGGGGCGTGgtcagcgcggcgggggcggggcctggagctggggggcacaAGCCGAGCCCCGGGGGTGAgttgggggcggggcctgcgcggcgggggcggggccggggcagccccggggtaggggggggccggggcagttcggggagggggaacggggcggggggggcagcgccgtgagggggggggggcagcgccggagcagccccgggttccccctcccccgccccggggctggtgcccgcgggggtccccggggtgggggggggggaccggtgcCGCCGTCCCTCCgcgccccccctgtcccccccgctcggccccgccgccgccggtaaggggggggggccgggaccccgggacaccccgcgccccgccgggacccccccggtgccaaccccccccccggggcaggggggctggggaggcgacCTCCCTGGACGGGACCGCCTCGCTGCCTGCGTGAGCCCCCCCCGACcgggacaaccccccccccaaccgggacagcccccccgccccccaaatcgGGACCCCCCCCGAGCGGGatacatctcccccccccccaaacccggggaGCTCCTCCCGAAACGGGACCCCACtaaaccgggacaccccccccaatccgggacacaccccccagcctgggaggggcccccccaaaccgggAGCACTCAAAAcgcacccccacccccgcccgcaAACCGGGACCCCCCCATCGCTGTGTGAGCCCCCCCCGGACCGAGACCCCCTCCGATTGggaacctgccccctcccccattcctccatgaccccccccaggctgggacacccccccccccaaactgggagccccctccaatccaagacaccccctccaaactgggagcccctcccgttcttccctgagccccccccagtccgagacccccccaaagtgggacccccccccagtccTGCATGGGCCCCCCCAAACTGGAAGCCCCGCCTATTACTCCATGAGCCCCCCTCCCCCAAGATCTGGACCCCTCCTCAAATTggcaccccccctcagccccattcctttggggggggtccccccaaatcctgccccccccccaatcccctgcgTGAGCACCCCCagattgggaccccccccaactgggagcccccacgtcccagcatgcccctccccctgcccccactgcaagccaccccaaactgggacccccccaaactgggaccctgcccccatcccagcatgcccccccccctaaaactggcacccccccaaactgggagccccctccaatcaagacaccccctccaaactggagcccctcccattcttccctgagcccccccagtccgagacccccccaaagtgggaacCCCGCCCAATCCTGCATGAGccacccaggctgggacccccccaaactgggaccctccccccatcccagcatgctcccccccccaaactgggagcccctcccagccccattcctttgggggggggggtggtaaatcctgccccccccaatccctctcctccgatgcatttttgggggggggtgtccctagcTGGGGGTCacccagctccaaccccccccccccaacaggcacCCAGGATGTGATGGCGAGCGAggcggggcccccccccagccgcgccccccgctgcccccccccagccgccccccgcttTTGGGAGGGCCAGGACGTTCTGGCCCGTTGGACGGACGggctcctctacctgggcaccATCAAAAAGGTGGGTGCCCGACCCCCCtaaatgcccccctccccccaaatggcccctctcattttaacacccccccccccttttttttttttgcccccccccccccccccccaaggtggaCACAGGGCGCCGGGGCTGCCTGGTGCAATTCGAGGATAATTCCCAATTCCTCGTCCTTTGGAAAGACATCAGCCCCGGTAAGAGCCTCCtcctaaattaatgaaccttcctttaattaatgaacccccccctctcctttaattaattaccCCCCCGTTgttaattgccccccccccccccgctagcgGCAGTGCCGGGTgaggaacaatcctgctgcgtctgctccggccgagccctgaaccccgaaaacctcctggttcgctgcgagaagtgcggccatggtgagtgtgcccccccccgcacctattccggggacacccccccccaaaatgtaacaGCCCCCCACCCAAAGCCTAccaccagcagtgccacctcCCCGCCGCCCACCCCGCCGGACCCTGGATGTGCCGCCGCTGCGTCTTCGCCGTGGCCACCAAGGTGAGCCCCAAcgagggggggggcgaggggtgtttggggggggggcaccacacgggacgccccctccccttcatttccctccccccccccttccttgtccccgcagaggggggggggcgctgaagaagggcccccaagccaaggcgatgctcagcatgaaggcggtgctgccctaccagctgaagaccctggagtgggaccccccccacctcgccaaccgccagcagtgctactgctactgcggggggcccggcgagtgagtacagacccccccctaccccccccgctttgcaatttcggggtgcccccccccccttaaattaattaattaattaatcccccccccaggtggaacctgaagatgctgcagtgccggggctgcgcccagtggttccacgaagcctgtacccagtgtctgagcaaacccctgctctacGGGGACCGGTGGGTCCGGGGGGTCCGATTCGACCTGGAGCGGGAGATCCTGCCCTTCGCCAGCGCCAACTGGGacgcgctgctgctggggccggtacggggggggcccgcaccccaaaaaccacgggcgggggtcggggggggtcgggtaggggtggtctcaccccccctacgcccctgcaacccccccccccccgcagctcgccgagacccccaaaggggagcgctacgggcagctgctgggggctctcagcgcccacaaggacaggtgggtgcctccccccccccgaacccccaaacccctcctgacccccccacccccccagcacccctaaatccttcctgatgcccctgaatgcccccagccccccacgaacccccccccaaagccccccagacccctgcccccatgttcgcttctcagcccccccctctccccccaggttcatctcaaagccccccccaaagccccccctccaagcccccagcccctcccagaccccctaaaagaccccccccgacccctccaaaccaccccaaaggccccccccagccccctccccaaacccttcctcctccccaggttcatctctcagcccccccaaaagcccccccccctcccccaaaccaccccagagccccctccagacccccacaagaccctccccccaaacccaaggcccccccatcaggcccccccccccagccctctccagaagcgcccctcccccccaaccccccctctccccccccaggttcatctctcagccccccctctcccccttggtTCATCTCAAtgcctcccccccaagcccccagctcccccaagcccctaaaagacccccccttaaccccccccagatcccctcaaacccctcctccccccctcaggttcatctctcagcccccgcagcccccccctctccccccaggttcatctcaaagccccccccaaagctccgaagccccccctccaagcccccagcccctcccaaccccctaaaagaccccccctccgaccccccaaaccaccccagagccGCCTCCAGACCCCCCCAAGATCCGCCCCCCAAACGCCCAAGGCTcccccatcaggccccccccagccctccccagaagcgcctcttccccccaaccccccctctcccccccaggttcatctcaaagccccccccaaagctccgaagccccccctccaagcccccagcccctcccaacccctaAAAGACCCTCACCCgaaaccaccccacagccccccccaccccttcctccccccccaggttgatctctcagcccactccagcagccccccccccctcgacccccccctctcctcccaggttcatctcgggccgggagatgaagaagcgcaaggggctctttgggctgcacacgcgggcgccccccccccgctgccccccgctttcctgggggggcccacccctgccgccccccccctccccgctcaccgaCAGCAGGTGAGCGGCCCCGGCCACTCTCCGCCCAATAGGTAAcggcgggggggggctctgggggttccccccccccaacctcccccctgcacccccaaacctcccccctgtacccccccgcccgggggggccccccccaaaacccgggcAGGATACGGAGGGTCTCTtacagcttcccttcagggcagggccggggggggtcccgccgccacccgccccccccgccgcccgcaggtgagcccccccccttccccaaactaGCACCCCGATATTTTAGGGGTgccccccctcactgcccccaatttttacccctccccagggccccccggCAGCTCCTACAACTTCCGACGCGCTGATGCCCGCTGCCCCCCCAGGTTTGGGGGGAgtcagggggcctggggggggctgtaggaggacagGAGGGGGCTctaggggttgggggggctgggggggctgtaggaggactgggggggtTCCGAGTGTCTTGGCGGGGGCCCTGGTTGGtttgggggcctgggggggggcctgccaccaacttcagaccatctcctctgctcctgtcattattcccttgggagaagaggccaacacccacctctctacaccctcctttcagggagctgtagagatcaatgaggtctcccctcagcctcctcttctccaaactaaacatgcccagttccctcagcctctcctcgtatgacttgttctccagacccctcaccagcttggtggctctcctctggccacgctccagcagctcaatgtccttcctggagtgaggggcccagaactgaacacagccctcgaggtgaggcctcatcagtgcccaggacagaggcaccatcgctgccctgctcctgctggccacgctgttcctgagacaggccaggatgccgttggccttcttggccacctgggcacacttctggctcatgttcagccggctgtccaccaacacccccaggaagaCAACAGTTCCCTGTGCTTGTAAGGGACTTGTAAGAGGGAGGTTCCCAATCAGCTCCTCGGAGaccggtccagagaagagccgttACGGATAGTTTTAATAAAGTCTGTGACATATGTATCCCGTGtgccttgtttttcagaatgttttaatataCAAAGGTAATGTTCCTGGGGTCGGGAGGACATCAAGAAGCAATCTACTCCAAGTATTCTGGCGGAGCTTATCAAGAAAGACCTAATTCTGATTCGTCATGTTCAATGAAGC
It encodes the following:
- the LOC141476078 gene encoding PHD finger protein 1-like is translated as MASEAGPPPSRAPRCPPPAAPRFWEGQDVLARWTDGLLYLGTIKKVDTGRRGCLVQFEDNSQFLVLWKDISPAAVPGEEQSCCVCSGRALNPENLLVRCEKCGHAYHQQCHLPAAHPAGPWMCRRCVFAVATKVRGGALKKGPQAKAMLSMKAVLPYQLKTLEWDPPHLANRQQCYCYCGGPGEWNLKMLQCRGCAQWFHEACTQCLSKPLLYGDRWVRGVRFDLEREILPFASANWDALLLGPLAETPKGERYGQLLGALSAHKDRFISGREMKKRKGLFGLHTRAPPPRCPPLSWGGPPLPPPPSPLTDSRAPRQLLQLPTR